The Daucus carota subsp. sativus chromosome 9, DH1 v3.0, whole genome shotgun sequence genome window below encodes:
- the LOC108200940 gene encoding CASP-like protein 1, giving the protein MSSINPESQSMAQDHKKNGHGSHKQENCVRVIEVVLRFTLFLTALAPVILLATSKQTVFFRLPFPPYGMSVSAKFTTMPALVYEISALSVACLYSIITGLLALFSFMKGANRSAKLTFTIFVMDLLLVGIVAAAAGAGGEAAYIGLRGNKAAKWPKICTVYDTFCLHVGFSCLISSFAAMTLISLIVLYVLSLSP; this is encoded by the exons ATGTCTTCCATTAACCCCGAATCACAATCAATGGCTCAAGATCATAAAAAGAATGGTCATGGCAGCCATAAACAAGAGAATTGCGTGAGGGTCATTGAAGTTGTACTGAGGTTCACTTTGTTCTTAACAGCTTTAGCTCCCGTTATACTCCTTGCCACTAGTAAGCAAACGGTGTTTTTTCGACTACCGTTCCCTCCTTATGGAATGTCAGTTTCTGCTAAATTCACTACTATGCCTGCCTTGGT GTATGAAATTTCAGCGCTTTCGGTGGCTTGCTTATACAGCATCATCACAGGGCTCTTAGCCCTTTTTTCTTTTATGAAGGGAGCAAACAGATCAGCAAAACTAACGTTTACTATTTTTGTGATGGATTTG CTACTAGTTGGGATCGTAGCAGCAGCAGCAGGAGCAGGAGGAGAAGCTGCATACATAGGACTTAGAGGAAACAAAGCTGCAAAATGGCCCAAGATCTGCACTGTCTATGATACCTTTTGTCTTCATGTCGGATTCTCTTGCCTCATTTCAAGCTTTGCAGCCATGACACTAATATCTCTTATTGTTCTCTATGTTCTTAGCCTTTCACCTTAA